TCGATGAAAGAAAAGTAGGTAAAGATGTAAGTGAAGCTATCTTTGCAAAACCTAACTGTACAACAGTATTCTGCCCTGATATAGATGAAATGGGAGTAGAAGTTACCATGGGAAAAGTTCTTGATGGTGTAGCTCCTCATATGGAAAATTATAAGGATGATTCAACATTTATTATTTCAAAAGAAGCTGAAAAATCAAAAGAAGAGATTGTTGAAGTTCTTAAAGAAAGTGGAGCAGAAATGCTCGTTAACTATCTTCCTGTAGGTTCTGATAAAGCAGGAAAATTCTATGCAGACTGTGCACTTGATGCTGGAATTGCATTTATTAACTGTGTTCCAATATTTATTGTAAGTGACCCTGAATATGAAGCTAAATTTAGAGAAAAATCAATACCATGTATTGGTGATGATATAAAAGCACAAATTGGTGCAACAATAACTCACAGAACACTTGCAAGTCTATTTAAAGATAGAGGTGTTCGTCTTGATAAAACATACCAACTTAACACTGGTGGAAATACAGACTTCCTTAACATGTTAAATCATGATCGTCTTGCATCAAAAAGAGAATCAAAAACAGAAGCTGTACAATCAGTACTTGCACACCGTCTTGATGATGATGACATACACATAGGTCCTAGTGATTATGTACCATGGCAAAAAGATAACAAGCTCTGTTTCCTACGTATGGAAGGACGTACATTTGGTGATGTGCCAATGAATATTGAACTTAGATTAAGTGTAGAAGACAGTCCTAACAGTGCAGGATGTGTAATTGATGCAATTAGATGTTGTAAAGTTGCACTTGAACGTAAAATTGGAGGAGCACTTACATCAATTTCATCATATACAATGAAACATCCACCAATACAATATACAGATGATATTGCACGTGAAAAAGTTGAATCCTTCATTAAAGGAGAACTTGAAAGATAAGAATGTGAAAATTATCTTTTAAATTTTATTTACTCTCCACCTTATATTCTTTTTTTTTTAACTCATTTTTTTAAAATTAAATTACTAGGATAAATATTATATTCATAAAAATAAAAAATAGCTCTATAAAAAAAATTTATGGGGGATGAGGATTAGAAATAGTTATTGATTTTATTCTTTTTTAACTACTTCTTTATGTTCATTATTTGGAACAATCTGCATTTTTCCATCAGTATATGTTTTATTTAATTCTTCACCATCCATCATATAATGAAGACACATTGCAAGTGCTGCAACTTCAGAGTGTGGCTGGTTTGTAACTGATAAGTTCCAATCTGCAAGTTCATATACTTCTGTTGGTACTCTTGATCCACCAACAATTATGAGTTTATCTCGACCATTATCTCTGATTTCTGGAATTACATCCTCTACATGTTTTCCATACATTGTAAGGTGTATGATTTCATATCCATTTCTTTTATGTTCCTTAATTACTTTCATTGCAGCAGGATCATATTCAACTTTAAAGTCTCCTCCCCAGTTTTCAACAACACTTTCTGCAGATTCTATGATATGCTTATCTCTTTCTCCACTAAGAATTACCTTATCTGCACCAAATGCACGAGCAGTTAAACAAACATGTGTTGTAATTCTTGTATCTCTTCCTAATCTGTGATCTAATCTTAAAACTGTTATCATATAAATAATACCTCAAAATATTATATTTTTCTATTAATTTAGTAAAAAAAAGTTTATTTTCTAT
The genomic region above belongs to Methanosphaera sp. and contains:
- a CDS encoding inositol-3-phosphate synthase, whose amino-acid sequence is MEKIKIAIVGLGNCASSLIQGIYYYANKTEDDVDGLMHWSIEGYKPSDIEVVAAIDIDERKVGKDVSEAIFAKPNCTTVFCPDIDEMGVEVTMGKVLDGVAPHMENYKDDSTFIISKEAEKSKEEIVEVLKESGAEMLVNYLPVGSDKAGKFYADCALDAGIAFINCVPIFIVSDPEYEAKFREKSIPCIGDDIKAQIGATITHRTLASLFKDRGVRLDKTYQLNTGGNTDFLNMLNHDRLASKRESKTEAVQSVLAHRLDDDDIHIGPSDYVPWQKDNKLCFLRMEGRTFGDVPMNIELRLSVEDSPNSAGCVIDAIRCCKVALERKIGGALTSISSYTMKHPPIQYTDDIAREKVESFIKGELER
- a CDS encoding tRNA (cytidine(56)-2'-O)-methyltransferase, encoding MITVLRLDHRLGRDTRITTHVCLTARAFGADKVILSGERDKHIIESAESVVENWGGDFKVEYDPAAMKVIKEHKRNGYEIIHLTMYGKHVEDVIPEIRDNGRDKLIIVGGSRVPTEVYELADWNLSVTNQPHSEVAALAMCLHYMMDGEELNKTYTDGKMQIVPNNEHKEVVKKE